Proteins from a single region of Amorphus orientalis:
- a CDS encoding SDR family oxidoreductase, which translates to MDLGLKGRTAVVTGGSSGIGLAAVRQLLEEGANVALCARGAERLAAVHGALEEEYGADRVMAEAVSVLDAEAFGAFAERVLARFGGVDILINNAGQGRVSTFASTSDDDWRQELELKFFSQINPVRAFQDALEASGIGAIVAVNSLLAYQPEPHMVCTSSARAGVQNLLKSLSVELAPAIRVNSILLGLVDSNQWQRRFEAREDRSQTREAWFADLATKKNIPLGRLGQAEEAARALVFLASPAASYITGAQLEISGGVSRFA; encoded by the coding sequence ATGGATCTCGGGCTCAAAGGAAGAACCGCGGTCGTCACCGGCGGCAGCTCCGGCATCGGGCTGGCGGCCGTGCGGCAGCTTCTTGAGGAAGGCGCGAACGTCGCCCTGTGCGCGCGCGGCGCCGAGCGGCTTGCCGCGGTGCATGGCGCACTCGAAGAGGAATACGGCGCGGACCGGGTGATGGCGGAGGCCGTCTCCGTTCTGGACGCCGAGGCCTTCGGCGCATTCGCCGAGCGCGTGCTCGCCCGCTTCGGCGGCGTCGACATCCTCATCAACAATGCCGGCCAGGGGCGCGTGTCGACCTTCGCCTCGACGAGCGACGACGACTGGCGCCAGGAACTGGAGCTGAAGTTCTTCAGCCAGATCAATCCGGTTCGCGCCTTCCAGGACGCGCTGGAAGCCAGCGGGATCGGCGCCATCGTCGCGGTGAACTCGCTGCTGGCCTACCAGCCCGAACCGCACATGGTCTGCACCTCGTCGGCGCGGGCCGGTGTTCAGAACCTGCTGAAATCGCTGTCGGTGGAGCTTGCCCCGGCCATCCGGGTCAATTCGATCCTGCTCGGCCTAGTCGATTCCAACCAGTGGCAGCGCCGGTTCGAAGCCCGCGAGGACCGGTCCCAGACGCGCGAGGCCTGGTTCGCCGACCTCGCAACCAAGAAGAACATCCCGCTCGGCCGCCTCGGCCAGGCCGAGGAAGCAGCGCGCGCGCTGGTCTTCCTCGCCTCGCCGGCTGCCTCCTACATCACAGGAGCCCAACTTGAGATCTCTGGCGGCGTCTCCCGCTTCGCTTGA
- a CDS encoding VOC family protein has translation MTEPLRAGHLRGIMMRAPAMTSTVDFYVDSWGLSLAEKGDGVAYMAGTGPEPFLYGLKDADTFGIEYIHFGMPDRAAMDAFYHQCIDRGATVLGAPAPFDDPIGGYGFEILDPDFRRLRFTTELTMKASEDTFALPRKVSHVVLNTPDMEGVRDWYCETLGFRVSDYSADQMVFLRCSSDHHSIALVRAPYASVNHVAFEMPNLDSFMRGIGRMKQKGQVPSWGPGRHGPGNNPFAYFVSPSGFVIEFTSELQQIDEATHEAKVWPRTDPEAMDRWMTAGPPTPAQRAVMMGRPDPGFPELKQA, from the coding sequence ATGACTGAACCTCTGCGAGCCGGACATCTGCGCGGCATCATGATGCGCGCGCCAGCCATGACCTCCACGGTCGATTTCTACGTGGATTCCTGGGGCCTCTCCCTGGCCGAGAAGGGCGACGGCGTCGCCTACATGGCGGGAACCGGGCCCGAGCCGTTCCTCTACGGCCTCAAGGACGCCGACACCTTCGGCATCGAGTACATCCATTTCGGCATGCCCGACCGGGCGGCGATGGACGCGTTCTATCACCAGTGCATCGACCGGGGCGCGACCGTGCTGGGTGCCCCTGCCCCGTTCGACGATCCGATCGGCGGCTACGGCTTCGAGATCCTGGACCCGGATTTCCGCCGCCTGCGCTTCACCACTGAGCTGACGATGAAGGCGTCGGAGGACACCTTCGCCCTGCCCCGCAAGGTCTCCCACGTGGTGCTGAACACGCCGGACATGGAAGGCGTGCGCGACTGGTACTGCGAGACCCTCGGCTTTCGGGTGTCCGACTATTCGGCCGACCAGATGGTGTTCCTGCGCTGCTCCAGCGACCACCACTCCATCGCGCTGGTGCGCGCCCCCTATGCCAGCGTCAACCACGTGGCCTTCGAGATGCCGAACCTGGACTCCTTCATGCGCGGCATCGGTCGCATGAAGCAGAAGGGTCAGGTGCCGAGCTGGGGTCCCGGCCGGCACGGCCCGGGCAACAACCCCTTCGCCTATTTCGTCTCGCCGTCGGGCTTCGTGATCGAGTTCACCTCGGAGCTGCAGCAGATCGACGAGGCGACCCACGAGGCCAAGGTCTGGCCGCGCACGGATCCGGAAGCCATGGACCGCTGGATGACCGCAGGCCCGCCGACCCCGGCCCAGCGCGCGGTGATGATGGGCCGTCCCGATCCCGGCTTTCCCGAGCTGAAGCAGGCCTGA
- a CDS encoding alpha/beta fold hydrolase: MTEHTAETDDGVERFSAAGIDALRRIGPGPRLVLLHGIGSRAESFLPLLTHLSPEFDVVMWNAPGYGGSVPLANAWPVEDDYADALAAFLDAVDFDQIHLLGHSLGTLMAARFAVRHPGRLASLTLAACASGYGVTPGNALPEKVQARIDALTELGGPEFARTRAPRLVFEPDTHPDAVNAVERGMAAVQMPGYGQAVRMLASGRLNESLGRVTAPTTFLWAEGDVVTPEAQTLDAIAARRSAGGPEPDYHRIPDAGHAFYLEKPAAFAGRVNQAVAAASEFNGGRND; encoded by the coding sequence ATGACCGAACACACGGCAGAAACGGATGACGGTGTCGAGCGCTTCAGCGCGGCCGGCATCGACGCTCTGCGCCGGATCGGACCGGGCCCGCGCCTCGTGCTCTTGCACGGGATCGGCTCCCGGGCGGAGTCGTTTCTGCCGCTGCTGACCCACCTGTCACCCGAGTTCGACGTGGTGATGTGGAACGCGCCGGGCTACGGAGGCTCGGTCCCGCTTGCGAACGCGTGGCCCGTCGAGGACGACTACGCCGATGCGCTGGCCGCCTTTCTCGACGCGGTCGACTTTGATCAGATCCACCTGCTCGGCCATTCGCTCGGCACCCTGATGGCGGCCCGTTTTGCGGTCCGGCATCCCGGCCGGCTGGCGAGCCTGACGCTTGCCGCCTGCGCGTCGGGCTACGGGGTCACGCCCGGTAACGCCCTTCCGGAAAAGGTTCAGGCCCGCATCGACGCTTTGACCGAGCTCGGCGGGCCGGAGTTCGCCCGCACCCGCGCGCCGCGCCTGGTCTTCGAGCCCGACACCCATCCCGACGCCGTCAACGCGGTGGAACGCGGAATGGCGGCGGTTCAGATGCCGGGCTACGGACAGGCGGTGCGGATGCTGGCTTCCGGCAGGCTGAATGAGAGCCTCGGCCGGGTCACCGCGCCCACCACCTTCCTGTGGGCCGAGGGCGACGTGGTGACACCGGAAGCCCAGACCCTGGATGCGATCGCCGCGCGCCGGTCGGCCGGCGGGCCCGAGCCCGACTACCACCGCATCCCCGACGCCGGACACGCCTTCTATCTGGAAAAGCCCGCGGCCTTTGCCGGGCGGGTGAACCAGGCGGTCGCGGCCGCATCCGAATTCAATGGAGGACGCAATGACTGA
- a CDS encoding ABC transporter permease — protein sequence MFRPLRQAMPQWTNAMPELGIIIAVGIVFVAAWQILPPLLDVPKYIIPTFTDCFFEFFRMVRYEELGRHFMSTLVTSIVGFLMGSALGAAFGYLLGLSKLWERVLSPYILALQIAPKVAFAPLFIMWFGYNVLPKLLVTVLIVFFPILVNVLQSMKTVDRDLINLARVYNMSRLTIFRKIEFPSSMPSLFAGLRIGATLAVIGVTVGELVGGNTGLGFLITYGEGQANTAMVFNAIGLLTLIGIVLYFAVAGFEKRVLHYLDREDH from the coding sequence ATGTTCAGGCCCCTGCGGCAAGCCATGCCGCAATGGACCAACGCGATGCCGGAGCTCGGCATCATCATCGCCGTCGGCATCGTGTTCGTGGCGGCGTGGCAGATCCTGCCGCCGCTGCTGGACGTGCCGAAATACATCATCCCGACGTTCACGGACTGCTTCTTCGAGTTCTTCCGGATGGTGCGCTACGAGGAGCTCGGCCGGCATTTCATGTCGACGCTGGTGACCTCGATCGTGGGCTTCCTGATGGGCAGCGCGCTCGGCGCGGCGTTCGGCTACCTGCTCGGCCTGTCCAAGCTCTGGGAGCGCGTGCTGTCGCCCTACATCCTGGCGCTGCAGATCGCGCCGAAGGTGGCGTTTGCGCCGCTGTTCATTATGTGGTTCGGCTACAACGTGCTGCCGAAGCTGCTGGTGACCGTGCTGATCGTGTTCTTTCCGATCCTGGTCAACGTGCTGCAGTCGATGAAGACGGTGGACCGCGACCTGATCAACCTCGCCCGCGTCTACAACATGTCGCGGCTGACCATCTTCCGGAAGATCGAGTTCCCCTCGTCCATGCCGTCGCTGTTCGCGGGTCTCCGGATCGGCGCCACCCTCGCCGTGATCGGCGTGACGGTCGGCGAGCTGGTCGGCGGCAACACCGGGCTCGGCTTCCTGATCACCTACGGCGAAGGCCAGGCCAACACGGCCATGGTGTTCAACGCCATCGGTCTTCTGACCCTGATCGGTATCGTCCTCTACTTCGCCGTCGCCGGTTTCGAGAAGCGGGTGCTCCACTACCTGGACCGTGAGGACCACTAA
- a CDS encoding ABC transporter substrate-binding protein → MTFHTIRRSLGRALAVAAVAATMTGAAAAAEDVVYLFPAPDFLPAFTPFQVAKAKGYYDEAGLNVDFRVGKGGADVAKQVAVGNADLGGGIGDTPIIVRANGLPVKGVAVLGGKALTQLVIRSESGASDVAGLKGKKIGVMAFQDTTYYNLLAALEAAGLSKNDVNIQAVGPAGMVQLMISGDLDAISGTPDWAASIEGAGVDLTVLPINDLFPAMAQAILASDDTISEKPEIVGGFVQATLKGLRDVMNDPEGSAKLLAAEIPQFNGKEAFLTEVMTRYGDLVYATENMDDLGKFDPERIKAVQDFYLEAGIINSETPIDELYTNEFVQ, encoded by the coding sequence ATGACGTTTCACACCATTCGCCGCTCGCTCGGCAGGGCGCTCGCCGTCGCAGCCGTCGCGGCGACGATGACCGGCGCTGCGGCCGCCGCAGAGGACGTGGTCTACCTGTTCCCGGCCCCCGACTTCCTGCCGGCCTTCACGCCGTTCCAGGTGGCCAAGGCGAAGGGCTACTACGACGAGGCCGGCCTCAACGTCGACTTCCGGGTCGGCAAGGGCGGCGCGGACGTGGCCAAGCAGGTGGCGGTCGGCAACGCCGATCTCGGCGGCGGCATCGGCGACACGCCGATCATCGTGCGGGCGAACGGCCTGCCGGTGAAGGGCGTCGCGGTGCTCGGCGGCAAGGCGCTGACCCAGCTCGTCATCCGCTCCGAATCCGGAGCCAGCGACGTGGCCGGTCTGAAGGGCAAGAAGATCGGCGTCATGGCGTTCCAGGACACCACCTACTACAACCTCCTGGCCGCGCTCGAAGCCGCCGGACTGTCCAAGAACGACGTGAACATCCAGGCGGTCGGACCGGCCGGCATGGTCCAGCTGATGATCTCCGGCGACCTCGACGCCATCTCCGGCACCCCGGACTGGGCCGCCTCCATCGAGGGCGCCGGCGTCGATCTGACGGTGCTGCCGATCAACGACCTGTTCCCGGCGATGGCCCAGGCCATCCTGGCGTCCGACGATACGATCTCGGAGAAGCCGGAAATCGTCGGCGGGTTCGTCCAGGCGACCCTGAAGGGCCTGCGCGACGTGATGAACGATCCGGAAGGCTCGGCCAAGCTGCTGGCCGCGGAGATCCCGCAGTTCAACGGCAAGGAAGCCTTCCTGACCGAGGTGATGACCCGCTACGGCGATCTGGTCTACGCCACCGAGAACATGGACGATCTCGGCAAGTTCGATCCGGAGCGGATCAAGGCCGTGCAGGACTTCTACCTGGAAGCCGGCATCATCAACTCCGAAACCCCGATCGACGAGCTCTACACCAACGAGTTCGTGCAGTGA